In one Flammeovirga yaeyamensis genomic region, the following are encoded:
- a CDS encoding DUF4493 domain-containing protein, whose translation MKHWNRNIIAALIGLLIISCTTSEDEAEKVATGQLVLHTSSNQRTSESADDYGVIIKNTEGETVLSFEKLSDAPESISLAVGEYQVQIFNQEEMPFITFDAPYYYGENDFIIESGKTTDVSVTCTLKHMLLTIVFDDKVKNDAKSYATEIHTAHDKVTIDASTSNKVYVERSAIVLETTIEEMYGTILSSKQVLSGLEEKTEYTINISY comes from the coding sequence ATGAAACATTGGAATAGAAATATCATTGCAGCGTTGATCGGGTTATTGATTATTAGCTGTACGACATCAGAAGATGAGGCCGAAAAGGTAGCCACAGGACAGTTGGTTTTACATACTTCTTCTAACCAACGAACATCAGAAAGTGCGGACGATTATGGAGTTATAATAAAAAATACAGAAGGAGAAACAGTGCTTTCTTTTGAGAAATTATCTGATGCTCCAGAAAGTATATCATTAGCCGTAGGCGAGTATCAAGTACAGATTTTCAACCAAGAGGAAATGCCGTTCATCACTTTTGATGCTCCTTATTATTATGGAGAAAATGATTTTATCATTGAAAGTGGGAAGACCACAGACGTTAGCGTAACCTGCACTTTAAAACATATGCTACTCACCATAGTATTTGATGATAAAGTGAAAAATGATGCAAAGTCTTACGCTACAGAAATCCATACCGCCCACGATAAAGTAACGATCGATGCTTCTACAAGTAACAAAGTGTACGTAGAGCGATCTGCTATAGTCTTGGAAACGACCATCGAAGAAATGTATGGTACTATTTTAAGTAGTAAACAAGTACTTTCTGGCTTGGAAGAAAAGACAGAATATACCATAAATATCTCCTATTAG
- a CDS encoding arylsulfatase: MEKFNKIYSLKGNALICVVCSLLFASCTAKVVQEQTQRPPNVIVILTDDQGWGDFSHTGNEYLKTPHFDKMTEEGAVLDKFYVSPVCAPTRASVLTGRYHLRTGVSFVTRGRENMRSEEVTIAEVFKEAGYATGCFGKWHNGAHYPENPQGQGFDTFLGFTSGHWSNYFDTELEYNGEMKPTKGFITDVLMDETIQFIDAHKDEPFLAFVPLNAPHTPYQVPDKYFDKYKDIDFGYDKKQNKKIATIYGMCENIDDNLGKLMQHLKDQELEKNTIVVFLSDNGPQGARYNGPWRGGKTSVHEGGTLVPCAIQWKGHIPNSSKSSLTAHIDLMPTLMGLAGIEKPENIQFDGMDLSNYLMGTSDDLGERNLYTHMTNFEITADRGAVRQGDYRFTTEYGDVGLYNLKEDPSEKNNLKDQLPEKTQELKTAFENWYKDVTSAGFSDLKIPMGYTESPRVVLAAHESNGKGDLAFKANVNGWAHDWYQVKGEAEVQWPVQVIQPSTFNVKLKYAGIDIIGSEMEFIIGDKVLSATIHQDFIPKALPTPDRVMREQEAKEQTWGILDLGSITLPSIDQTTASLIIKKKGKGILEIKEIETRKVTAQ; the protein is encoded by the coding sequence ATGGAGAAATTCAATAAAATATACTCACTAAAAGGAAACGCACTTATTTGTGTTGTGTGTAGTCTTCTGTTTGCTTCTTGTACCGCTAAAGTGGTGCAAGAGCAAACACAAAGACCTCCGAACGTGATCGTTATTCTTACAGACGACCAGGGTTGGGGAGACTTTTCGCACACCGGAAATGAGTACCTTAAAACACCTCATTTCGATAAGATGACAGAGGAAGGTGCGGTATTGGATAAATTTTATGTGAGTCCTGTTTGCGCACCTACTCGTGCAAGTGTATTAACGGGTCGATATCACCTGAGAACAGGCGTTTCTTTTGTGACAAGAGGTAGAGAAAATATGAGATCGGAAGAGGTGACTATCGCAGAGGTTTTCAAGGAAGCCGGCTATGCCACGGGATGCTTTGGGAAATGGCACAATGGAGCACATTACCCCGAAAATCCTCAAGGACAAGGCTTCGATACTTTCCTCGGTTTTACATCAGGGCATTGGAGCAATTACTTTGATACGGAATTGGAATACAATGGAGAAATGAAACCAACAAAAGGCTTCATCACCGATGTATTGATGGACGAAACCATCCAATTTATTGATGCTCACAAAGACGAACCTTTCCTGGCATTTGTTCCTTTAAACGCTCCTCATACTCCTTATCAAGTGCCTGATAAATATTTTGATAAGTACAAGGATATTGATTTTGGGTACGATAAAAAACAAAATAAAAAAATTGCGACCATCTATGGTATGTGCGAGAACATCGACGACAACCTTGGTAAGTTGATGCAACACCTAAAAGATCAGGAGTTGGAAAAAAATACCATCGTGGTTTTCCTTTCGGATAATGGTCCACAAGGTGCTCGTTACAATGGTCCTTGGAGAGGTGGAAAAACATCGGTGCACGAAGGGGGAACTTTGGTGCCTTGTGCGATTCAGTGGAAGGGGCACATTCCTAACTCATCGAAAAGTAGTCTGACGGCTCATATCGATTTGATGCCGACATTAATGGGATTGGCAGGTATTGAAAAACCAGAAAACATACAGTTCGACGGTATGGATTTAAGTAACTACTTGATGGGTACATCAGATGATTTGGGCGAAAGGAATTTATACACCCACATGACTAACTTCGAGATTACTGCCGATCGAGGGGCAGTGCGACAAGGGGATTATCGATTCACTACAGAATATGGCGATGTTGGATTGTATAATTTGAAAGAGGATCCATCAGAAAAAAATAATCTCAAAGATCAGTTACCAGAAAAGACGCAAGAACTCAAAACAGCTTTTGAGAATTGGTACAAAGACGTAACGTCTGCTGGGTTTTCTGATTTGAAGATTCCGATGGGGTATACAGAAAGTCCGAGAGTAGTTTTGGCGGCTCACGAAAGTAATGGAAAAGGTGATTTGGCTTTTAAGGCGAACGTGAATGGTTGGGCACACGATTGGTATCAAGTAAAAGGGGAGGCAGAAGTGCAATGGCCCGTGCAAGTGATACAACCTTCGACATTTAATGTGAAGTTGAAATATGCAGGAATTGACATTATAGGCTCTGAAATGGAGTTTATAATAGGGGATAAAGTATTGTCTGCTACCATTCATCAAGATTTTATTCCGAAGGCATTGCCCACTCCAGACAGGGTAATGAGGGAGCAAGAAGCCAAGGAACAGACTTGGGGAATATTGGATTTAGGAAGCATCACTTTGCCATCGATCGATCAAACCACAGCCAGCTTGATCATCAAAAAGAAAGGAAAAGGGATTTTAGAAATAAAAGAAATAGAAACAAGAAAGGTGACAGCACAATAG
- a CDS encoding DUF4493 domain-containing protein, translated as MKLNMITNLLLLLFCITGCSSNDSPLVEEEGGKGKLSLTVNINQSVDEVANARKLSTNDVKISIVDSDGQTVEEYASSSSIPEEIELTSGVYKAVGSSNSTNQFGFEDPQYGGTSDDFAIETAQLTSTTLECKLQNTKVTVEYSDLVKNQFSDYSSIVKSSFGELSFEKEETRAAYFRASGNLTVKSTVGTGAALQNVEFVIENIQPQTHYKVTVDVESGSGKIVVTVDTSLVDGGEHSIIVTPIQGEARPDYNTSIGFFIKEGKLYDSNGMEFIPRGVNNAHFWFDSGNRHYAFDALSPIAAYYSNSVRMVWQTNYQSNSWSDIEEATTLKRMFDEALRLGLVPMIELHDVTGDESKENLLKMAEFYVRPDILSVMKEYESVLLINIANEWSGKDTIYRDAYIEAITMMRNAGLKHTIVIDGSGWGQDMTPIFDYGQEILNHDPQKNILFSVHMYENYRNESTITTNLEKAVDMKLPLIVGEFGFQHGGTADNPIQIPYTHILSECERLGLGWYAWSWKGNSGGVEYLDLSTDWEGTTLSDWGSGIVNDVNGLKNTAKKVSVIN; from the coding sequence ATGAAATTAAACATGATTACTAACTTACTACTGTTACTTTTTTGTATAACAGGATGTTCTTCGAACGATTCTCCATTAGTGGAAGAAGAGGGAGGAAAGGGAAAATTGTCTTTGACTGTCAACATCAATCAGTCGGTGGATGAAGTGGCCAATGCCAGAAAATTATCGACAAATGATGTGAAAATTTCCATTGTAGATAGCGATGGTCAAACCGTAGAAGAATACGCTTCATCATCGAGTATTCCAGAGGAAATTGAATTGACATCTGGAGTGTATAAAGCAGTGGGTTCGAGTAATTCGACCAATCAATTTGGATTCGAAGACCCTCAATATGGAGGTACATCAGATGATTTTGCCATTGAGACTGCTCAACTTACTTCGACCACTTTGGAGTGTAAACTTCAGAATACGAAGGTGACGGTGGAGTATAGCGATTTAGTAAAAAATCAGTTTAGCGATTACTCATCTATTGTAAAATCTTCTTTTGGAGAATTGAGTTTTGAGAAAGAAGAAACGAGAGCAGCCTACTTTAGAGCGAGTGGGAATCTGACGGTAAAGTCGACCGTTGGAACAGGTGCTGCATTGCAGAATGTGGAGTTTGTGATTGAAAATATCCAACCTCAAACCCACTACAAAGTCACTGTAGATGTAGAAAGCGGTTCTGGAAAAATTGTCGTAACTGTCGATACTTCTTTAGTGGATGGTGGGGAGCATTCGATTATCGTGACTCCAATTCAAGGAGAGGCTCGACCGGATTACAATACGTCTATTGGTTTCTTTATCAAGGAAGGAAAATTATATGATTCTAATGGTATGGAATTCATTCCAAGAGGAGTCAACAATGCCCATTTCTGGTTTGATAGCGGCAATAGACATTATGCTTTCGATGCGCTTTCTCCAATCGCGGCTTATTATTCAAACTCTGTGAGAATGGTATGGCAAACCAACTATCAGTCGAATAGCTGGAGTGACATTGAGGAGGCGACGACCTTAAAACGTATGTTCGATGAAGCTTTACGTTTAGGTTTGGTGCCAATGATCGAATTGCATGATGTAACTGGTGATGAAAGCAAAGAAAACCTTCTAAAAATGGCCGAATTCTATGTTCGTCCAGATATCCTTTCAGTCATGAAAGAATACGAAAGTGTGCTTCTGATAAACATCGCCAACGAATGGAGTGGAAAGGATACGATTTATAGAGATGCTTACATAGAGGCCATCACTATGATGCGAAATGCAGGTTTAAAACATACGATCGTTATCGACGGAAGCGGATGGGGACAAGACATGACACCTATCTTCGATTATGGTCAGGAAATCTTAAATCACGACCCTCAGAAAAATATCTTATTCTCGGTGCACATGTACGAGAATTATAGAAACGAATCGACAATTACGACCAACTTAGAAAAGGCAGTCGATATGAAGTTACCTCTTATTGTGGGAGAATTTGGTTTCCAACATGGTGGAACGGCAGATAACCCGATTCAGATTCCATATACACATATTTTATCGGAATGCGAACGTTTAGGATTAGGTTGGTACGCTTGGTCTTGGAAAGGAAATTCGGGAGGTGTAGAATACCTCGATCTATCGACCGATTGGGAAGGAACCACTTTATCCGATTGGGGAAGTGGCATCGTGAACGATGTGAATGGTCTAAAAAATACAGCGAAAAAAGTATCAGTAATTAACTAA
- a CDS encoding sodium:solute symporter family protein gives MQLELLDLIIIGLYLLSTVVIGIYLKKQASKNMESYFLGGNSLPWYMLGLSNASGMFDISGTMWMVYLCFVYGLKSVWIPWLWPVFNQVFLMIYLSIWLRRSNVLTGAEWIRTRFGDGTGGKLSHMIVVFFAILSCLGFLSYGFIGIGKFIEIFIPWSYVGQFMPFDLAPEQVPYVYGILFTTIATFYVVMGGMLSIVWTDVLQFGIMTVSAIVIAGIAMTQVDSNTLMAMVPEGWDSPLFSYDLDMDWSAYIPSVNDKIGNDGFTPFSIFFMMMLFKGFFASMAGPAPNFDMQKILSTKSPKEAAKMSGFVSAVMFLPRYLMIGGFTILAVVYFSGDINQAGTGFDFENILPMAIKEFVPSGLMGLLLAGLLAAFMSTFASTVNAAPAYLVNDIYLRYINPKASGKLQMRASYIISAAVVVISTIIGLYVENINSVLQWIVSALYGGYIAANFLKWHWWRFNGHGFFWGMAAGIAASMIFPLVFKQTLELYYFPLLFLVSLVGCVAGTLLTPATEEKTLVNFYKTVKPWGFWGPIKKKVMATDPTFEGNKDFKKDMFNVVTGIVWQATLTLLPLYIVIKEEMGILSTAAVLIITTLILKKNWYDKLPEDPKKVPEKVQEPALAE, from the coding sequence ATGCAACTAGAATTATTAGATCTGATCATTATTGGGCTTTACTTACTGTCTACAGTAGTGATCGGTATATATCTTAAAAAACAGGCCTCCAAAAACATGGAATCTTATTTCCTCGGAGGAAATTCTTTACCGTGGTACATGCTCGGGTTATCCAATGCTTCCGGAATGTTTGATATCTCCGGCACCATGTGGATGGTATATTTATGCTTTGTTTATGGTTTAAAAAGTGTTTGGATCCCTTGGCTTTGGCCGGTTTTTAACCAGGTGTTTTTAATGATCTATTTGTCGATTTGGCTAAGAAGATCGAATGTATTGACAGGTGCTGAATGGATTAGAACACGTTTCGGTGATGGAACAGGAGGAAAGTTATCGCATATGATTGTGGTCTTCTTCGCAATATTAAGTTGCCTTGGATTCTTATCTTACGGATTTATCGGTATCGGTAAATTCATAGAAATATTTATTCCTTGGTCGTATGTTGGTCAGTTCATGCCATTTGATTTAGCCCCAGAGCAAGTACCTTATGTTTACGGTATTTTATTTACAACAATTGCTACTTTCTACGTGGTAATGGGCGGTATGCTGTCGATAGTTTGGACAGACGTTTTACAATTCGGCATCATGACGGTTTCAGCCATTGTCATTGCCGGAATTGCCATGACACAAGTGGATTCCAATACCTTAATGGCTATGGTTCCAGAAGGATGGGATTCTCCATTGTTTAGTTACGATTTAGACATGGATTGGTCGGCTTACATTCCATCCGTAAACGATAAGATTGGAAACGACGGATTTACTCCATTCTCTATCTTTTTTATGATGATGTTGTTTAAAGGATTCTTCGCATCGATGGCAGGTCCAGCACCTAACTTTGATATGCAAAAAATCTTGTCGACAAAGTCACCTAAAGAAGCCGCAAAGATGAGTGGTTTTGTATCGGCAGTTATGTTCCTCCCAAGATATTTGATGATCGGTGGATTTACCATTCTTGCCGTGGTGTATTTCAGTGGAGATATCAACCAAGCAGGAACAGGATTTGATTTCGAAAATATCCTACCAATGGCAATCAAAGAGTTTGTTCCTTCAGGATTGATGGGATTGTTACTCGCAGGTCTATTAGCTGCTTTTATGTCGACATTCGCATCCACAGTAAATGCCGCTCCAGCCTACTTAGTAAATGATATTTATTTGAGATATATCAACCCTAAGGCAAGTGGAAAACTACAAATGAGAGCGAGTTATATTATTTCAGCAGCTGTTGTGGTCATCAGTACAATCATTGGTTTGTATGTAGAAAATATCAACTCCGTTCTACAGTGGATCGTATCAGCACTTTACGGTGGATACATCGCAGCCAACTTCTTAAAATGGCACTGGTGGAGATTTAATGGTCACGGTTTCTTCTGGGGAATGGCAGCAGGTATAGCAGCTTCTATGATCTTCCCATTAGTATTTAAGCAGACCTTGGAATTGTACTACTTCCCGTTATTGTTCTTGGTATCCTTAGTTGGTTGTGTAGCCGGAACATTATTAACGCCAGCAACAGAAGAGAAAACGTTGGTCAACTTCTATAAAACGGTAAAACCTTGGGGATTCTGGGGGCCTATCAAGAAGAAAGTAATGGCTACCGATCCCACTTTTGAAGGGAACAAGGACTTTAAAAAGGATATGTTTAACGTGGTAACGGGTATCGTATGGCAAGCCACCCTAACATTACTTCCATTATACATCGTGATCAAAGAAGAAATGGGCATACTATCGACAGCCGCTGTTTTGATCATCACCACTTTAATCTTGAAGAAAAACTGGTACGATAAATTACCGGAAGATCCGAAGAAGGTTCCAGAAAAAGTACAAGAGCCTGCATTAGCAGAATAA
- a CDS encoding glycoside hydrolase 5 family protein encodes MKLLIGLAILLFSTSCVKSTQEQVSKTNFVTVESDRLMLDGSPYYFMGANYWYGMNIGMENGDRNRLLRELDQMKAMGITNLRILASSEGDENQEFQVHPTMQTAPGKYNEEVFVGLDFLLDEMKKRDMKAVMVLNNFWTWSGGMPQYLQWAGKGAIPYPQISKEWNKFTDYSKQFYANEKASKMFEDHLKVVVGRTNSISGLKYTEDPTIMSWQLTNEPRGYSEVSEYHQWIKKTAGLIKSMDPNHLVSLGSEGDSPGPDAGINLLKDNAFDDIDYVTIHIWAQNWGWYNPANAAEEFDNTEKKVVEYLTKHVNDAKTLGKPAVLEEFGIARDNDDYSPTATTQWRDKYYGFVFDQVYQLAKEGAPIYGMNFWAYSGEGRPRAPKEFWQKGDDFLGDPPHEPQGWYGVYDKDKSTQQVILQYAQKMQGISTEVMAENVEE; translated from the coding sequence ATGAAATTACTTATAGGACTAGCGATACTCTTATTTTCTACTTCCTGTGTGAAATCGACTCAGGAACAAGTATCAAAAACGAACTTCGTTACTGTCGAATCCGACCGCTTGATGTTGGACGGATCACCCTATTACTTTATGGGAGCAAACTATTGGTACGGAATGAACATCGGTATGGAAAATGGCGACCGAAATCGTTTACTCAGAGAGTTGGATCAGATGAAAGCCATGGGAATTACCAACCTCAGAATTTTGGCTTCTTCTGAAGGAGACGAAAATCAGGAATTCCAAGTACATCCTACAATGCAAACAGCACCCGGCAAATACAACGAAGAGGTGTTTGTAGGTCTCGATTTCTTGTTGGATGAAATGAAGAAAAGAGACATGAAAGCCGTAATGGTTTTGAACAATTTCTGGACATGGTCGGGAGGTATGCCTCAGTATTTACAATGGGCAGGAAAAGGTGCCATTCCATATCCTCAGATTTCTAAAGAGTGGAATAAATTTACCGATTACTCCAAGCAATTTTACGCCAACGAAAAGGCTTCTAAAATGTTTGAAGATCATTTAAAAGTAGTCGTTGGAAGAACAAACAGTATTTCGGGATTAAAATATACAGAGGATCCAACCATCATGTCTTGGCAATTGACTAACGAACCAAGGGGATATTCAGAAGTATCGGAGTATCATCAATGGATTAAAAAGACGGCAGGGTTGATTAAATCGATGGATCCAAATCACTTGGTTTCTTTGGGATCGGAAGGTGATTCTCCCGGGCCGGATGCGGGCATCAATTTATTAAAAGACAATGCTTTTGATGATATCGATTATGTAACGATTCACATCTGGGCACAAAACTGGGGATGGTACAATCCTGCAAACGCAGCAGAAGAATTTGATAACACCGAGAAGAAAGTAGTAGAATACTTGACGAAACATGTAAACGATGCCAAAACGTTGGGTAAGCCGGCGGTATTGGAAGAGTTTGGTATTGCCAGAGATAACGACGATTACTCTCCAACAGCAACGACCCAATGGCGCGATAAATATTACGGCTTTGTCTTCGATCAAGTATACCAATTGGCCAAAGAAGGAGCACCAATTTATGGAATGAATTTCTGGGCTTATTCTGGTGAGGGAAGACCAAGAGCACCAAAAGAATTTTGGCAAAAAGGAGACGATTTCTTGGGAGATCCTCCTCACGAACCTCAGGGTTGGTATGGTGTCTACGATAAGGATAAAAGTACACAGCAAGTGATCCTTCAATATGCTCAAAAAATGCAAGGAATTTCTACAGAAGTGATGGCAGAAAATGTGGAAGAATAA
- a CDS encoding AGE family epimerase/isomerase, with product MNTKSFEISLKKELQEGILAYWMEHTIDTKNGGFFGQITYDNQVIENADKGAIMHARILWTFAAAYNQLKDKKYLEICDYAYDYIVNHFLDKEKGGVFWMVNYRGEVVDSKKQVYANAFVIYAFAEYAMAKRTDAPLQLAMDIFDKIEEHAFDQKLNGYFEAYSKDWVLLEDLRLSDKDKNEKKTNNTHLHILEAYTTLYKATKNARVGHQLHNLITLFLDQILDTETYHFKLFFDENWQLKSDEISYGHDIEGAWLIQEAAEALGDITLLERVKLAANKIADVTIAEGIAEDGAIVNEGNPEGITDTDRHWWPQVEAMVGFINSYENTGDEKYYEVALKLWEYTMENIVNIAHGEWWWRVDENNVPNLEEDKVGPWKAPYHNGRACLEGIRRFERLAKTTI from the coding sequence ATGAACACAAAATCATTCGAAATATCACTAAAAAAAGAACTCCAAGAAGGCATCCTAGCGTATTGGATGGAGCATACTATCGATACCAAAAATGGAGGATTCTTCGGTCAAATCACCTACGATAATCAAGTGATTGAAAACGCCGATAAAGGAGCGATTATGCATGCAAGAATCTTATGGACGTTTGCTGCCGCTTACAATCAATTGAAAGACAAAAAGTACTTAGAGATATGTGACTACGCTTACGATTACATCGTCAATCATTTCTTGGATAAGGAGAAAGGGGGCGTATTTTGGATGGTGAATTATAGAGGAGAAGTGGTCGATAGCAAGAAGCAAGTCTACGCCAATGCTTTCGTTATCTATGCTTTTGCTGAATATGCAATGGCCAAAAGAACAGATGCTCCACTTCAATTGGCTATGGATATTTTTGATAAAATCGAAGAACATGCTTTTGATCAAAAACTGAATGGTTACTTCGAGGCGTATTCTAAAGATTGGGTGTTATTGGAGGATCTAAGATTAAGTGATAAAGACAAGAATGAAAAGAAAACGAATAATACTCACCTTCATATTTTAGAAGCCTATACAACACTTTACAAAGCGACGAAGAATGCAAGAGTTGGACATCAATTACATAATTTGATTACCCTTTTCTTGGATCAAATATTAGACACGGAGACCTATCATTTCAAACTGTTTTTTGATGAAAACTGGCAGTTGAAATCAGACGAAATAAGTTATGGTCATGATATCGAAGGAGCGTGGTTAATACAAGAAGCGGCAGAGGCTTTAGGTGATATCACTTTATTGGAAAGAGTAAAATTAGCGGCCAACAAAATTGCCGATGTGACAATAGCCGAAGGGATAGCAGAAGATGGAGCCATTGTGAACGAAGGAAATCCCGAAGGCATTACGGATACCGATAGACATTGGTGGCCACAGGTCGAAGCCATGGTTGGTTTCATCAATTCCTACGAAAATACGGGCGACGAAAAGTATTATGAAGTAGCTTTAAAGCTTTGGGAATATACTATGGAAAATATCGTCAATATTGCCCATGGAGAATGGTGGTGGAGAGTAGACGAAAACAATGTTCCTAATTTAGAAGAGGATAAAGTAGGTCCTTGGAAAGCCCCTTATCATAACGGTAGAGCCTGTTTAGAGGGGATCAGAAGATTTGAAAGATTAGCAAAAACAACAATATAG
- a CDS encoding glycoside hydrolase family 130 protein, giving the protein MNFKEKVIQLIEKQEVLLSKKNEASSKYNGIFTKYQNPILTAEHTPIYWRFDLNEESNPHLQERIGMNATFNAGAIKFNGKYVLMVRVEGVDRKSFFAVAESDNGIDNFRFWDKPVLMPETDEADTNVYDMRLTQHEDGWIYGIFCTERKDPNVPEGDTSSAVAAAGIVRTKDLVNFQRLPDLISYSGQQRNVVLHPEFVDGKYALYTRPQDGFIDTGSGGGIAWGLTDSMENAEVKKEVVIEPKIYHTIKEVKNGQGPAPIKTSEGWLHLAHGVRNTAAGLRYVLYMFMTSLEDPTKVTHRPAGHFIAPLGDERVGDVSNVAFANGWIADDNGEVKIYYASSDTRMHVATSTIDQLVDYCKNTPEDGYRSVTSVQTIHDMVEKNEKMMEELGMIVPNR; this is encoded by the coding sequence ATGAATTTCAAAGAGAAAGTAATCCAACTCATCGAAAAACAAGAGGTTTTATTATCGAAAAAGAATGAAGCTTCATCAAAATATAACGGCATTTTTACCAAGTATCAAAACCCCATTTTAACGGCAGAACATACGCCGATTTATTGGCGATTTGATTTAAATGAAGAGAGCAATCCTCATTTGCAAGAACGCATTGGCATGAATGCAACATTCAATGCAGGGGCCATCAAATTTAATGGGAAATATGTATTGATGGTGAGAGTGGAAGGAGTAGATAGAAAGTCATTCTTCGCTGTGGCAGAAAGTGATAACGGCATCGATAATTTCAGATTCTGGGACAAACCTGTTCTAATGCCAGAGACAGATGAGGCAGATACCAACGTGTACGATATGCGTCTAACACAGCACGAAGATGGTTGGATTTATGGTATTTTCTGTACAGAAAGAAAAGATCCCAATGTACCTGAAGGAGATACCTCTTCGGCAGTAGCAGCGGCAGGTATCGTAAGAACAAAAGACCTTGTGAATTTCCAACGTTTACCCGATTTAATTTCTTACTCGGGACAACAAAGAAACGTAGTACTTCACCCCGAGTTTGTTGATGGTAAATATGCACTATACACAAGACCACAAGACGGCTTTATCGATACTGGTTCTGGTGGCGGTATCGCTTGGGGCTTGACGGATTCAATGGAAAATGCGGAAGTGAAAAAAGAAGTGGTGATTGAGCCTAAAATTTACCATACCATAAAAGAGGTGAAGAACGGTCAGGGGCCAGCTCCAATTAAGACATCGGAGGGTTGGTTGCACTTGGCACATGGCGTAAGAAACACTGCAGCTGGCTTACGCTATGTTCTTTACATGTTCATGACTTCTTTGGAAGATCCAACAAAAGTAACGCATCGTCCGGCAGGTCATTTTATAGCTCCGCTAGGTGATGAAAGAGTAGGTGATGTTTCTAATGTAGCATTTGCTAATGGCTGGATTGCAGACGACAATGGTGAGGTGAAAATTTACTATGCATCATCAGATACTAGAATGCATGTAGCGACCTCAACGATTGATCAGTTGGTAGATTATTGCAAGAACACTCCAGAAGATGGATATCGTTCAGTAACATCAGTTCAGACTATTCATGACATGGTAGAAAAGAATGAGAAGATGATGGAAGAGTTGGGGATGATTGTACCGAACAGGTAG
- a CDS encoding helix-turn-helix domain-containing protein, with protein MKRNLLAISNLLFRPTNLFLFSMLVLSVLFGMMELKVMETSEINIYQLIILLLILCLGVASRYKFEIPDRHNENVTAFVKKEKVEKEVIILKKVEELIQGRLFDAHLSVSDIEKEIGVSRPVLLNIFKNTKGTTVVDYIKKERIRKAKELLETTTLNISEIAYKIGYSDPKYFSKSFRKSNKMTPTQYRKFHNKLNTIGQVLNS; from the coding sequence ATGAAACGAAATCTACTAGCTATATCAAATCTACTATTTCGACCTACGAACTTATTTCTATTTTCCATGTTAGTACTATCGGTGCTTTTTGGAATGATGGAACTAAAAGTAATGGAAACCAGCGAAATAAATATCTATCAGTTAATCATTCTCCTGCTGATATTATGCTTAGGGGTAGCATCAAGGTATAAGTTTGAAATACCTGATAGACATAACGAAAATGTAACTGCTTTTGTCAAAAAGGAAAAAGTGGAAAAGGAAGTCATCATCCTTAAAAAAGTAGAAGAATTAATACAAGGGAGGCTATTTGATGCCCACCTAAGTGTAAGTGATATCGAAAAAGAGATTGGGGTAAGTCGACCCGTTTTACTGAACATTTTCAAAAACACAAAGGGAACAACGGTAGTCGATTACATTAAAAAGGAAAGAATACGAAAGGCCAAAGAATTATTGGAAACCACCACTTTAAACATCTCAGAAATTGCCTACAAAATAGGCTATTCTGATCCAAAATATTTTAGTAAATCCTTTCGAAAATCAAATAAAATGACCCCAACTCAATATCGAAAATTTCATAATAAACTAAACACAATTGGACAAGTATTGAACAGTTAG